Sequence from the Corallococcus sp. EGB genome:
ATCGATCCGGCCCAGCTGGAGGCCGGCTTCCAGAAGCTCCGCGGTGAGCTGGTCCACTGGACCAACAAGGGCCGCTACACCAAGGTCCGCTTCAAGTTCCGGGGCAAGCAGCTGCTGCCCGACCTGCCCCTGGCCGCCGTCGTCGCCGCGGAGGGGCTGTCGTTCTACTGGGGCGGCATCCTGCGCGTGCTCGTGGCCAACGTCGTGGGCAAGAGCGTGCTGGAGGTGGAGCTGGTCAACGACGCGGACAAGCGCGTCCAGGCGGGCCGCGAGGCGCTCCTGTCCGGTGACGTGGACCAGGCCCTCACGCTGTTCCGCGAAGCCCTGGCCATGGACCGCGACAACGCCTCCGCGCACCTCAACGTGGGCGTCGCGCTGAAGCTGCGCGGCGACCGCGAAGGCGCGCTCGCCGCGTTCGAAGCGGCCAGGGCCCGGGACCCCGAGGGCGGCGTGGGCGCGGAGGCCGAACGGCTGGCCGCGAACCTCCGCCCCAAGGCCTGAAAGCGGGCCCGGAATGGCCCGGGAGGTGCCCCGGAAACCGTCCGGAATCCGGCCCGGGAAACGGCCTGCGGTGGGGCTGAAAACGCACCGCCCGGATGTTCCATCCGGGCGCCCCGGAAAGGCCCTCCCAAACGCTTGAAACCGGGCGGGCGGGCAGCCGGGGCGAATCCCCCCTGTTTCCCTTATTGACTGAGGGAAATCCGGGGGTTACGAACACTCTCCCATCGGGCGGAGCCCCCCTCGCGCGGGGCCCGTCCGCACCTTCCAGAGCCCATGGCTGACGACACCACCGACACGCCGGCAACGCCCCCCGCGCCTCCTCCGTCGAGCGGCGCCGGAGAGCTCATCCCCATCAACATCGAAGACGAGATGCGCCGGTCGTATCTCGACTACTCGATGTCCGTCATCATCGGCCGCGCGCTGCCGGACGTGCGCGACGGCCTGAAGCCCGTCCACCGTCGCGTCCTCTTCGCGATGAACGACCTGGGCAACCTCCACAACCGCGCCTACAAGAAGAGCGCGCGCGTGGTGGGTGACGTCATCGGTAAGTACCACCCGCACGGCGACTCCTCCGTCTACGACGCCATGGTGCGCCTGGCCCAGGAGTGGAGCCTCCGCTACCTGCTGGTGGACGGCCAGGGCAACTTCGGCTCGGTGGACGGCGACTCGCCGGCGGCCATGCGTTACACGGAAGTGCGCATGGAGCGGCTGGCGGAGGACCTGCTCGCCGACATCGACAAGGAGACCGTCGACTTCGGTCCCAACTACGACGACTCGTTGGAAGAGCCGCTCGTCCTGCCGTCCAAGTTCCCCAACCTCCTCGTCAACGGCAGCAGCGGCATCGCGGTGGGCATGACCACCAACATCCCGCCGCACAACATGACGGAGGTCATCAACGGCACGCTGCACCTCATCGAGAACCCGGGCTGCACCGTCCTGGACCTGATGGAGTTCATCGTGGGGCCGGACTTCCCCACCTCCGCCATCATCACCGGCCGCGAGGGCATCCGCCGCGCCTACGAGACGGGCCGCGGGTCCATCACCATCCGCGCGCGCACGGAGATCGAGACGAGCAAGAAGGGGGACCGTGAGTCCATCATCGTCACGGAGATCCCCTACCAGGTGAACAAGGCCCGGCTGATTGAAAAGATCGCCGAGCTGGTGCGTGAGAAGAAGCTGGAGGGCATCAGCGACATCCGTGACGAGAGCGACCGGCAGGGCATGCGCATCGTCATCGAGCTCAAGCGCGATGCCATCTCCCAGGTGGTGCTCAACAACCTCTTCTCCATGACGCAGATGGAGACGACGTTCGGCGCGGTGATGCTGGCCATCGACGGCGGGCAGCCGCGCACGCTCAACCTGAAGGAGCTGCTGGACCGCTTCATCGCGCACCGCCGCGATGTGGTGACGCGCCGCTCGCGCTACGAGCTGCGCAAGGCGCTGGCGCGCATGCACATCGTGGAAGGCCTGCTCGTCGCGCAGGACCTCATCGACCTGGTGGTCAGCCTCATCCGCGCGTCCCGCGACCCGGATGAAGCGCGCTGGGGCCTGATGCACATCCTGTCGCCGGAGCTCTACACGCGCGAGCGCTTCCAGAACCTGGAGCGCATCGACTACGCGAAGGCCAAGGCGCAGATGGAGCTCTTGGTCAGCCGCGCGCGCAACGAGGAGCCGGCCTACGGCGGCCTGGAGCACAAGTACGAGGGCGCGGGCTTCAGCGAGGACCAGGCGCAGAACATCCTGGAGATGCGCCTGCAGCGCCTCACCGGCCTGCAGCGCGAGGAGCTCTTCAAGGAGCTGATTGGCCTGGTGCGCGACATCGCGCGCCTGCGCGACATCCTCGCCAACGAGAAGAGCCTGCTCTCCGTCATCAAGGCGGAGCTCATGGAGATCCGCGAGCGCTACGGCGACAAGCGCCGCACGGAGATCACCGGCGCGGTGGATGAAATCACCAGCGAGGACCTCATCGCCGAAGAGACGATGGTGGTCACGCTGTCGCACACGGGCTACGTGAAGCGCTCGCCCCTGTCGGAGTACCGGGCGCAGAAGCGCGGCGGGCGCGGCAAGACGGGCGCGGGGACGAAGGAGGACGATTTCGTCACCAAGGTGTTCGTGGCCAGCACGCACGCGTACCTCATGCCCATCACCACCAAGGGCAAGCTGTACTCGCTGAAGGTGCACCAGATTCCGCAGGGCAGCCGCACCTCGCGCGGCAAGGCCATCGTGAACCTGGTGCAGTTCGGGGAGGGGGAGCGGCTGGCGCAGGTGCTGGTGACGCGCGACTTCCCGGAGAACCGCTACGTCTTCTTCGTCACGAAGAAGGGCGTGGTGAAGCGCACGGACCTGAGCGCGTTCGAGAGCGTCCGCGCCAGCGGCATCATCGCGCTGGGCATCGACGAGGGCGACGAGCTGGTGGGCGTGATGATCACCGACGGCACCAAGGACATCCTCCTGTCCACGGCCACGGGCATGAGCATCCGCTTCAAGGAAGAGGACGTGCGCTCCATGGGCCGTCAGGCCTACGGCGTGAAGGGCATCACGCTGGAGGACGGCGACGAGGTAGTGGGCGCGGACCTCCTGGACAAGGAGCCCGAGGCGGGCCAGACGCCGGCCGAGCAGAGCAGCGCCATCCTCACGGTCACGGAGAACGGCTACGGCAAGCGCACGGAGGGCAGCGAGTACCGGCAGCAGGGCCGTGGCGGCAAGGGCATCATCGACATCAAGACCACCGAGCGGAACGGCCGCGTGGTGGGCGTGGTGCAGGTGAAGGACAGCGACGAGGTGATGCTCGTCACCAACGGCGGCATGCTCATCCGCATGAAGGTGAAGGAGATCTCCGTCATCGGCCGCAACACGCAGGGCGTGCGCCTCATCGCGCTGGAGAACGGCGAGGAGAAGGTGATGGCCATCTCCAAGCTGCCGGAGGGCGAGGAGTCCGAGGAGGAGACGGAGACCACCTCGCCGGTGGATGCGTCCGGCGCCGAGGCGTCCCCGGAGGCCGCGCTGGCGGATGCTTCGGAGGCTCCGGCGGGCTCGGCCGGCTCCGAAGGTGAGCCCGGCTCGGAAGGCTGAGGCTTGAGGCGGTAGCGGTACGGGAGGGCCGGGCACGGGACGCGCTTCGATGCGCGCTCCGGGACCCGGCCCTCTTCGTGGGAACAGGTGCCGGGGCTACTTCGAGGTGAGGTCCTGGGGCACCTTGAGGCCGGCGGTGGCCTCGTCGAGCCAGAAGATGTTCATCACCCACCAGCGCTGGCCGTCGTTGAAGAGCTGGATGCTGTTGACGCCCTTGGCGATGAGCGGCCCGTCCTGCGTGCCGCGCGCCTCGTAGGTGCTCATGACCTGCATCAGGCCGCCGAAGGCGTGCGTCTGGCGGGCAATCTCCTTCTCGAAGAAGCCGTGCGTGGCGGTGGCCTCCTGGCCCCACGCCACGTAGTCGTCCGGGGTGATGGCTTGGGCCGCCAGCGTGGTCGCGCCCGGCGGCTTCCCCAGCGGGATGAGCTGGGCACCCGGATAGAACAGCGAGCGGAAGCGCTGCCAGTCGCGGGGCGCGCCAGCCGGTCCGCTGATGACGTCATAGAGGGCCTTGAGGATGGCGTCCTGGGACTTCACGTCCTCCGGCTTCGCCTTGGGCAGTTGGGCGAGCGCGGCCTGCGCGCGCATCGCGGCGGTCTTCGCCGGGTTTTGCTTCTCCGGAGCGGCGGGGGCGGCCGTGGCCTTGGGCTGCGGCGGAGGCGTGGCGGGGGCTTGAGCGAAGGACGTGGCTCCCAACAGGACGGCACAGGCGATGAGCAGGCGCGACATGGGGACTCCCGGAAGAGGGAAGGGCGGGACGGGAGCCTAGCCTCGCGGTGGGAAGCGCCGCAGCCGGTTCGGGGAGCCATGCGTCCGGCAGTCCCCGGAGACGGGACCCGGTGCTTGGCCCGGCCGGTGCCGCACCGTAGTGTGCCCGCCGTCATGGCCTTCCTCTCGCTCGATGCCCTCACCCTGAAGTTCCCTGGCGCCACTGCCCCGGCGGTGCGGGACGTGTCGCTGGCGCTGGAGCCGGGGGACGTGGTGGCGCTGATGGGCACCTCCGGCTCCGGGAAGACAGCGCTGCTGCGGCTGGTGGCGGGCCTGGAAGAACCGAGCTCCGGCACCCTCTCGCTCGCGGGCCGCGTGGTCGCCGGTCCGGACGTGTTCGTGCCCCCGGAGCAGCGCCCGCTGCGCCGCGTCCTCCATGACGGCGAGCTCGAGTCCGGCCTCACCGTGCGCGACGTGGTGATGGGCGTGCAGCCCAAGGGGGAGGGCCTGGCGCACGCGCGCGGCATGCTGGCGATGTTCCAAGTCGAGGACCTGGAGTCGCGCACCTGCGGCACGCTCTCCCGGGGACAGCGGCAGCGGGTGCTGCTGGCGCGCGCGCTGGCCTCCGGCACGAAGCTGCTGGTGCTGGACGAGCCCTTCGCTGGCATGGACGCTGGCCTGCGCGGCCCGCTGCTCGGGGAGCTGCGCCGCGTGCTCAAGGCGCGAGGCACCGCCGTGCTCTTCGCGACACACGACGTGGCCGACGCGCTCGCCTTCGCGGACCGGCTGGTGCTGCTGCGCGCGGGCACGGTGGAGCAGCAGGGCACGCCCGAGTCCGTCTACGAAGCGCCGCGCACCGCCTTCGCTGCGTACTTCCTGGGGGGCACCAACCTGCTGCCCGGCTCCGCCTTCGGCCGCGTCGCGCGCACGGCCCTGGGCAACGTGCCGCTGACCACCGACGCCCGCGGCGAGGTGATGCTCTCCCTGCGCCCGGAAGCGCTGCGGCTGGTCCCGGACACGGACGGCGTCGCGGTGGGCGGCGCGCTGCGCGCGGAGGTGCTGGAGCGCGCCTTCCGGGGCGCGCACGTGGACTTCACCGTGTCCTGCGCGGGCATGGCGCTGGTGGTGCGCGCCCCGGCCTCGGCCCCGTTTCGCGAGGGCGGCCGCGCCCGCCTGGAGGTCGCGGGCCGCGCGGATGTGCTGGAGGAGACAGCTGGGCCGGCCCGCTAGCACACCGGGCGTGCGAGCCCCGGGCACGAATGGTGCAATCACCCGCGTCCCCCATGCGTAGGGAGGGGTATGAACATCGCAGGCCTTCGAGGAATGGGGACCCGCTTCTTCCACTACCTGCGCGACCCGCAGGTGGCGACGTGGCGCAAGCTGGCCGGGCTGCTGGCCATCCTGTACTTCGTGTCGCCCGTGGACGCGATTCCGGACTTCATCCCCGTGTTCGGCTGGCTGGACGACCTGGGCGTGCTGTCCGCCGCCGCCTTCTTCGTGGTGCGCGAGGTCCAGCGCTGGCGTCCCAGCACGCCGTCCGGCGAACCGGCGTTCGACGGGCTCCCGCGTGACGAGGAGGGCCGGACGCGCGAGCCGACGCTGCGCCGCCACTCCTAGCCGGCGGTCTAGAACTGCCCGAGCACCGCGAGCCCCATCCCCCCATGACGTCCCATGGCCGCCGGGACGACGGAGACGGCCGGCGTGGCGTCTGGCGCATCGAAGTCACGCGTGAGGAACGTCGCGGTCCCCAGGCCGGCCACCACGCCCACGGAGGTGCCCACCAGCAGGGCATCTCTGTTGTCGGTGTTGAGCGCCAGGTACAGCGCGCTCAACCCCACCAGGCCGCCGAGGATGCCGCCCGCGTCGATGAGCAGCACCCGGCCCCGGGAGATGTCCAGGTTGCGCGACACGAGCGCGAAGGTGAGCAGGCCCGCGCCCACCACGCCCTGCTCGATGCCGATGAAGTCGCGCGTCTCGCCTTCCTGCGTGGCCATCAGCAGCCCCACCACCACGCCCGCCCACAGGCCGCCCGAGTTCGTCAGCGACACCTGCCCGGCGGTGGGCCGCGCGAACTCCGCCACCAGGATGCCCAGGCCCGTGAAGCCCAGCGCCCCCGCCATCACCATCCCCGTGGCCTGGTCCCCTTCCAGGTCGAACGAGCTCATGGACGCAAGGCCATAGCCAAAGCCCCACACCGTTCCGGAGTTGATGGCCGCCGCCTGGCCCTGCGTCAGCCCGCCCCGGGTCGTGAGCAGCGAAATCGCCGCGCCCG
This genomic interval carries:
- a CDS encoding tetratricopeptide repeat protein; this translates as MAKTAPRKSPAKAKKKQPARPAAPAKTPARPVKAKVEMVEPRRASASSPKPPVLEAEPVFDAGPAADPRAATPKSLPAGETKGRVLPFEIDPAQLEAGFQKLRGELVHWTNKGRYTKVRFKFRGKQLLPDLPLAAVVAAEGLSFYWGGILRVLVANVVGKSVLEVELVNDADKRVQAGREALLSGDVDQALTLFREALAMDRDNASAHLNVGVALKLRGDREGALAAFEAARARDPEGGVGAEAERLAANLRPKA
- the gyrA gene encoding DNA gyrase subunit A — its product is MADDTTDTPATPPAPPPSSGAGELIPINIEDEMRRSYLDYSMSVIIGRALPDVRDGLKPVHRRVLFAMNDLGNLHNRAYKKSARVVGDVIGKYHPHGDSSVYDAMVRLAQEWSLRYLLVDGQGNFGSVDGDSPAAMRYTEVRMERLAEDLLADIDKETVDFGPNYDDSLEEPLVLPSKFPNLLVNGSSGIAVGMTTNIPPHNMTEVINGTLHLIENPGCTVLDLMEFIVGPDFPTSAIITGREGIRRAYETGRGSITIRARTEIETSKKGDRESIIVTEIPYQVNKARLIEKIAELVREKKLEGISDIRDESDRQGMRIVIELKRDAISQVVLNNLFSMTQMETTFGAVMLAIDGGQPRTLNLKELLDRFIAHRRDVVTRRSRYELRKALARMHIVEGLLVAQDLIDLVVSLIRASRDPDEARWGLMHILSPELYTRERFQNLERIDYAKAKAQMELLVSRARNEEPAYGGLEHKYEGAGFSEDQAQNILEMRLQRLTGLQREELFKELIGLVRDIARLRDILANEKSLLSVIKAELMEIRERYGDKRRTEITGAVDEITSEDLIAEETMVVTLSHTGYVKRSPLSEYRAQKRGGRGKTGAGTKEDDFVTKVFVASTHAYLMPITTKGKLYSLKVHQIPQGSRTSRGKAIVNLVQFGEGERLAQVLVTRDFPENRYVFFVTKKGVVKRTDLSAFESVRASGIIALGIDEGDELVGVMITDGTKDILLSTATGMSIRFKEEDVRSMGRQAYGVKGITLEDGDEVVGADLLDKEPEAGQTPAEQSSAILTVTENGYGKRTEGSEYRQQGRGGKGIIDIKTTERNGRVVGVVQVKDSDEVMLVTNGGMLIRMKVKEISVIGRNTQGVRLIALENGEEKVMAISKLPEGEESEEETETTSPVDASGAEASPEAALADASEAPAGSAGSEGEPGSEG
- a CDS encoding nuclear transport factor 2 family protein, translating into MSRLLIACAVLLGATSFAQAPATPPPQPKATAAPAAPEKQNPAKTAAMRAQAALAQLPKAKPEDVKSQDAILKALYDVISGPAGAPRDWQRFRSLFYPGAQLIPLGKPPGATTLAAQAITPDDYVAWGQEATATHGFFEKEIARQTHAFGGLMQVMSTYEARGTQDGPLIAKGVNSIQLFNDGQRWWVMNIFWLDEATAGLKVPQDLTSK
- a CDS encoding ABC transporter ATP-binding protein, producing the protein MAFLSLDALTLKFPGATAPAVRDVSLALEPGDVVALMGTSGSGKTALLRLVAGLEEPSSGTLSLAGRVVAGPDVFVPPEQRPLRRVLHDGELESGLTVRDVVMGVQPKGEGLAHARGMLAMFQVEDLESRTCGTLSRGQRQRVLLARALASGTKLLVLDEPFAGMDAGLRGPLLGELRRVLKARGTAVLFATHDVADALAFADRLVLLRAGTVEQQGTPESVYEAPRTAFAAYFLGGTNLLPGSAFGRVARTALGNVPLTTDARGEVMLSLRPEALRLVPDTDGVAVGGALRAEVLERAFRGAHVDFTVSCAGMALVVRAPASAPFREGGRARLEVAGRADVLEETAGPAR
- a CDS encoding YkvA family protein produces the protein MGTRFFHYLRDPQVATWRKLAGLLAILYFVSPVDAIPDFIPVFGWLDDLGVLSAAAFFVVREVQRWRPSTPSGEPAFDGLPRDEEGRTREPTLRRHS